A stretch of the Lagenorhynchus albirostris chromosome 21, mLagAlb1.1, whole genome shotgun sequence genome encodes the following:
- the HELT gene encoding LOW QUALITY PROTEIN: hairy and enhancer of split-related protein HELT (The sequence of the model RefSeq protein was modified relative to this genomic sequence to represent the inferred CDS: substituted 1 base at 1 genomic stop codon), protein MSGKLKERKVSRLSPDGSCANRVGASDARSTTWLDRRAGTLSHGTSPGEESXVRTPVSHKVIEKRRRDRINRCLNELGKTVPMALAKQVTEPRAALAQIHSSDPLAGPLRIKPCTQPARVGRHPLGRFEEPFLLLQSSGKLEKAEILEMTVQYLRALHSADFPRGREKAELLAEFANYFHYGYHECMKNLVHYLTTVERMETKDTKYARILAFLQSKARLGAEPAFQPLGSLPEPDFSYQLHPAGPEFAGHSPGEASVFPQGAAPGSFPWPHSAARSPALPYLPSAPVPLPSPAQQHSPFLTPVQGLDRHYLNLIGHAHPNALNLHTPQHPAVL, encoded by the exons ATGTCAGGAAAGCTCAAGGAACGCAAAGTGAGTCGGCTGAGCCCAGATGGCTCTTGCGCCAACAGGGTGGGGGCGTCTGACGCCCGCAGCACCACCTGGCTGGACCGACGGGCAGGGACATTATCACACGGGACTTCTCCTGGAGAGGAATCCTGAGTG AGAACCCCCGTTTCCCACAAAGTGATAGAAAAGCGGAGGAGAGACCGGATTAACCGCTGTTTGAACGAGCTGGGCAAGACGGTGCCCATGGCCCTGGCGAAGCAGGTAAC TGAGCCCCGGGCGGCCCTCGCGCAGATCCACAGCAGCGACCCACTCGCTGGTCCTCTCCGGATAAAACCTTGCACCCAGCCTGCCCGGGTTGGCCGGCACCCGCTGGGCCGCTTCGAGGAGCCCTTCCTCCTTTTGCAGAGTTCCGGGAAGCTGGAGAAGGCGGAGATCCTCGAGATGACCGTTCAGTACCTGAGAGCTCTGCACTCCGCTGATTTTCCCCGGGGAAGGGAAAAAG CAGAACTGCTAGCGGAGTTTGCCAACTACTTCCACTACGGCTACCACGAGTGCATGAAGAACCTGGTGCATTACCTCACCACCGTCGAGAGGATGGAGACCAAGGACACCAAGTACGCGCGCATCCTCGCCTTCTTGCAGTCCAAGGCCCGCTTGGGCGCCGAGCCCGCCTTCCAGCCGCTGGGTTCGCTCCCGGAGCCGGATTTCTCTTATCAGCTGCACCCAGCGGGGCCCGAGTTCGCAGGCCATAGCCCTGGTGAGGCGTCCGTGTTCCCGCAGGGCGCGGCCCCGGGGTCCTTCCCCTGGCCACACAGCGCGGCCCGCAGCCCGGCGCTGCCCTACCTGCCCAGCGCGCCCGTGCCTCTTCCGAGCCCTGCGCAGCAGCACAGCCCCTTCCTGACGCCCGTGCAGGGCCTGGACCGGCATTACCTCAACCTGATCGGCCACGCCCACCCCAACGCCCTTAACCTGCACACGCCCCAGCACCCCGCGGTGCTCTGA